One part of the Thermococcus radiotolerans genome encodes these proteins:
- a CDS encoding UTP--glucose-1-phosphate uridylyltransferase — MRVRKAVIPAAGLGTRMLPLTKAQPKEMLPVVRKPTIQYIVEEAYAAGIREILIITGKHKRAIEDHFDKYDHNVNNTYLEKLNEILEDVSIYYIRQRYQKGLGDAVKYAQAFVNDEPFALILGDTITIPSCTAELIEMYENVNAPLIAVEEVPWEKVSLYGIVSKAEPGEIFKIESLVEKPDVKSAPSNLAILGRYILTSEIFEYLEKVKPDKKGEIQLTDALELMVKDGIDIYGYIFGGNRYDIGNIFDWLRANIELALKDEEVGERLRELLLSLVGGRDD, encoded by the coding sequence GTGAGGGTCAGAAAAGCCGTCATTCCCGCGGCTGGACTGGGAACGAGGATGCTACCCCTAACAAAGGCCCAGCCAAAAGAAATGCTACCAGTAGTAAGAAAACCCACGATTCAGTACATTGTTGAAGAAGCTTATGCGGCAGGAATTAGAGAAATCTTGATTATCACTGGAAAGCACAAGAGGGCTATTGAAGACCACTTTGATAAGTATGATCATAATGTAAACAACACATACCTTGAAAAACTGAATGAAATTCTTGAAGATGTTAGCATTTATTACATCAGGCAGAGATATCAAAAAGGTCTGGGTGATGCAGTCAAATACGCACAGGCTTTCGTCAATGATGAACCCTTTGCTCTCATTTTAGGGGATACCATCACAATCCCATCGTGTACAGCAGAACTCATAGAGATGTATGAAAATGTCAACGCCCCGTTAATAGCTGTGGAAGAAGTACCCTGGGAAAAGGTGTCACTTTATGGAATTGTGAGCAAGGCTGAGCCGGGAGAGATATTCAAAATAGAGTCCCTTGTGGAAAAGCCGGATGTAAAAAGTGCCCCTTCGAATCTTGCCATATTAGGGAGGTATATTTTAACTTCCGAAATTTTTGAGTATCTTGAGAAAGTCAAGCCCGATAAGAAAGGAGAGATCCAGCTGACAGATGCCCTTGAGCTTATGGTAAAGGATGGAATTGACATCTATGGGTATATCTTTGGAGGAAATAGATATGATATCGGAAATATCTTCGACTGGCTGAGAGCAAATATTGAACTTGCCTTGAAAGATGAAGAAGTTGGTGAGAGACTCAGAGAGTTATTGCTGTCGCTGGTGGGTGGTAGGGATGATTAA
- a CDS encoding UDP-glucose dehydrogenase family protein: MKISIVGSGYVGLVTGMGFVKLGNEVIFVDVDERKIEMINNAEPPIYEEGLGKLMKDFNGRYHATNDYREAILNSEVTFICVGTPSREDGSIDLTYVKQAAEEIGKVLKEKDSYHVVVVKSTVLPGTTEEVVKPILEEHSDKKAFKDFGLAMNPEFLREGVALRDFLNPDRIVIGVQDERTREILEELYQPIDAPKLFTDIKTAEMIKYASNAFLATKISFANEIGNICKKLGIDSWKVFEGVGLDHRISPHFFRTGIGWGGSCFPKDVKALINKAEEISEEPVILKAVVEVNERQPLKLIELLKKHVPELKGKAVGVLGLAFKPDTDDVRETRAYAIIKKLLNEGAKVIAYDPQAMKNFKQSYPDVGEKIVYSESAEDVLRATDFVLIVTEWGEFEELDYSGKIVIDGRRVRAAEKNAKIYEGVCW; encoded by the coding sequence ATGAAGATATCCATTGTGGGTTCTGGCTATGTGGGCCTCGTCACGGGCATGGGATTCGTTAAGCTCGGAAACGAAGTTATTTTCGTGGACGTTGATGAGAGAAAAATTGAAATGATAAACAATGCAGAGCCACCGATCTACGAGGAAGGTTTGGGCAAGCTAATGAAGGATTTTAACGGGCGCTATCATGCAACTAACGATTATCGCGAGGCGATTCTCAACTCTGAAGTCACTTTCATCTGCGTTGGAACCCCCTCACGAGAAGACGGCTCGATTGATCTAACCTACGTCAAACAAGCCGCCGAAGAAATCGGGAAGGTTTTGAAGGAGAAGGACTCCTACCACGTTGTCGTTGTCAAGAGCACGGTTCTGCCAGGCACAACCGAGGAAGTCGTAAAGCCGATTCTGGAAGAGCACTCCGATAAAAAAGCCTTCAAAGACTTTGGTTTAGCAATGAATCCCGAATTCCTCCGCGAGGGCGTTGCATTGAGGGACTTCCTGAACCCTGATAGAATCGTCATCGGCGTTCAGGACGAGAGGACGAGAGAGATTCTCGAGGAACTCTATCAGCCGATAGACGCGCCGAAACTCTTCACCGACATTAAAACCGCGGAGATGATTAAGTACGCTTCAAACGCCTTTCTGGCGACAAAAATCAGTTTTGCCAACGAGATTGGAAACATCTGTAAGAAGCTCGGTATTGACTCGTGGAAAGTCTTCGAAGGCGTCGGTCTCGACCATCGGATTAGTCCGCACTTCTTTAGAACTGGAATCGGCTGGGGCGGCTCCTGCTTCCCAAAGGACGTTAAAGCACTCATCAATAAAGCTGAAGAAATCAGTGAAGAGCCGGTAATACTGAAGGCCGTCGTGGAGGTGAACGAAAGGCAACCGCTTAAACTCATCGAACTCCTCAAGAAGCACGTTCCAGAGCTTAAGGGGAAAGCCGTTGGAGTCCTGGGACTGGCCTTCAAGCCGGACACGGATGACGTGAGGGAAACGAGAGCCTATGCCATCATCAAGAAGCTCCTCAACGAGGGAGCTAAAGTTATAGCTTACGACCCTCAGGCGATGAAGAACTTTAAGCAATCCTACCCTGATGTTGGAGAAAAAATTGTGTACTCTGAGTCCGCCGAGGACGTCCTCAGAGCCACAGATTTTGTTCTCATCGTTACAGAGTGGGGGGAGTTTGAGGAGTTGGATTATTCGGGGAAGATTGTAATCGACGGGAGGCGTGTGAGAGCCGCAGAGAAGAACGCGAAAATTTACGAGGGGGTGTGCTGGTGA
- a CDS encoding flippase, which yields MPETLKLRLIKNAGWLFGAEVISKILAYGIIVLLSRTLGPEGLGQYSFIFYYVGLLGIFSDLGVGFYFMREVARDKEKLPELLPDVLGFKIVLAVINFLIIVGLTIFLPKPEWMKVLIVLAGAEAMLTWIAGIFVNIMYAHEVTKYDAIAKTIERFWAFFVGGVVIYTLKSLSPFVIALLGGYVMRESLRIIWGLHFINKISLRFDPVTWRKLLKKSYPFWLIGLFTLIYYRTDMVMLSLLKGDYETGIYRAAYTLIEVSLFIPSIVVSTTMPSMARLWKEDRETLRVLFKKSFQILSLMGIGGTTGYYVFSKMGIIIVFGKTFLPSIPILRILAFALPFMFLNSLLGSYMNAIGRELTFTKITGFTAVLNIALNYLLIIQYGAIGAAMATVVSQGVASVLNIYLNLNNVRR from the coding sequence ATGCCGGAGACGCTAAAACTACGCCTGATAAAGAACGCGGGATGGCTGTTTGGGGCGGAGGTAATCTCAAAGATATTAGCGTACGGTATAATCGTCCTTTTGAGCAGGACGCTGGGGCCGGAGGGACTCGGCCAGTACTCCTTCATTTTCTACTACGTGGGACTCCTCGGGATATTCTCCGATCTGGGCGTCGGGTTCTATTTCATGAGGGAGGTCGCGAGGGACAAGGAGAAGCTTCCCGAGCTTCTTCCCGATGTCCTCGGATTCAAGATAGTTCTGGCAGTCATCAACTTCCTGATAATCGTCGGACTCACGATTTTCCTCCCAAAGCCGGAGTGGATGAAGGTTCTTATCGTTCTAGCCGGAGCGGAAGCCATGTTGACTTGGATCGCTGGGATTTTTGTCAATATAATGTATGCCCACGAGGTTACAAAGTACGATGCAATCGCCAAGACCATCGAGAGGTTTTGGGCATTCTTCGTCGGAGGGGTGGTCATATATACACTCAAGTCTCTCTCACCATTCGTGATTGCTCTTCTTGGAGGGTACGTTATGAGAGAGTCCCTTAGGATCATTTGGGGACTTCACTTTATTAATAAGATCTCACTTCGCTTTGATCCAGTAACATGGAGAAAACTTCTGAAAAAATCTTATCCTTTCTGGCTTATCGGACTATTTACACTGATTTATTATCGCACAGATATGGTGATGCTTAGCCTCCTGAAGGGAGACTATGAGACAGGAATTTACCGCGCGGCTTATACCCTAATTGAAGTCTCCCTTTTTATTCCAAGTATCGTTGTTTCAACGACTATGCCTTCAATGGCAAGACTATGGAAAGAAGACAGAGAAACCCTAAGAGTACTGTTTAAAAAGAGCTTCCAGATACTTTCACTTATGGGAATTGGTGGAACTACTGGATATTACGTCTTCTCAAAGATGGGGATCATCATAGTCTTTGGAAAAACATTTTTACCAAGTATCCCTATCTTAAGAATCCTAGCGTTTGCACTACCGTTTATGTTCCTTAATTCACTCCTAGGCAGTTATATGAATGCCATAGGCAGAGAACTAACATTCACAAAGATAACAGGGTTTACAGCAGTTCTTAACATTGCTCTTAATTATCTCTTAATAATTCAATATGGAGCAATTGGAGCAGCAATGGCAACAGTAGTTAGCCAAGGAGTAGCAAGTGTTTTAAACATCTATCTCAACTTAAACAACGTCAGGAGGTAA
- a CDS encoding PIG-L deacetylase family protein, translating to MFEDIDNFDEAFEKLLEELEFDLSNPFEEVEKVLCIEPHPDDCAIGLGGTIKKLTDAGIEVVYVCMTDGSMGTLDDDLSSHELAIVRKREEEESARMLGVKRIIWLDYRDTELPYTREIRKDLVKVIRAEKPDAVLAPDPWLPYEAHPDHRRTGFLALDAVAFSQLPNFGSTDVAAGLKPHQVEVFGFYYTAKPNYFMDITDVMELKLRAIRAHRSQFTDDVWEKWEPFLRTVALYYGKKAGVKYAEGLRFMPGMFLHITPFAELI from the coding sequence ATGTTCGAGGACATCGATAACTTTGATGAGGCCTTTGAAAAGCTCCTCGAAGAGCTTGAATTCGACCTCTCGAATCCATTTGAGGAAGTCGAAAAGGTTCTGTGCATCGAGCCCCACCCGGACGACTGCGCCATAGGCTTGGGGGGCACGATAAAGAAGCTGACGGATGCTGGGATAGAGGTAGTCTACGTCTGCATGACCGACGGCTCAATGGGGACGCTCGATGATGACCTGAGCTCCCACGAGCTTGCCATCGTGAGAAAGCGCGAGGAAGAAGAGAGTGCGAGGATGCTCGGCGTCAAAAGGATAATCTGGCTTGACTACCGGGACACCGAGCTTCCCTACACGAGGGAGATCAGAAAAGACTTGGTAAAGGTAATCCGCGCCGAGAAACCGGACGCGGTTCTCGCCCCCGACCCCTGGCTCCCCTACGAGGCCCATCCGGACCACAGGAGGACGGGCTTCCTGGCCCTCGACGCCGTGGCCTTCTCCCAGCTTCCCAACTTCGGGAGCACCGACGTGGCGGCCGGCCTGAAACCCCACCAGGTCGAGGTCTTTGGCTTCTACTACACTGCAAAGCCCAATTACTTCATGGACATAACCGACGTCATGGAGCTCAAGCTGAGGGCGATACGGGCCCACAGAAGCCAGTTCACCGATGACGTCTGGGAGAAATGGGAGCCCTTCCTGAGGACGGTGGCCCTCTACTACGGTAAAAAGGCAGGAGTGAAGTACGCCGAGGGGCTGCGCTTCATGCCGGGTATGTTCCTGCACATAACGCCCTTCGCGGAGCTGATTTAA
- a CDS encoding type II toxin-antitoxin system VapC family toxin, with protein MPLPSEITFDSRTLLRMHTAGRKRQLEITLAKFTVSLSAITLYRYLSVRAYLKKNVERELEVLRDIYTIVPLNDEILVKAAQIEAQLLQKGKMLDLEDILTAATAICTGSLLVTDDPKRYESIRQFGLDTMPLEKFLKELEIMVKMELG; from the coding sequence ATGCCGCTCCCATCTGAGATAACCTTCGACAGCCGGACGCTCCTCAGGATGCACACCGCGGGCAGAAAGAGACAGCTGGAGATAACGCTGGCCAAGTTCACCGTCTCGCTCTCGGCCATCACGCTCTACCGCTACCTTTCGGTTCGGGCGTACCTCAAGAAGAACGTCGAGAGGGAGCTGGAGGTACTGAGGGACATCTACACAATAGTTCCCCTGAACGATGAGATACTCGTCAAAGCGGCCCAGATAGAGGCCCAGCTCCTCCAGAAGGGGAAGATGCTCGACCTTGAGGACATCCTTACCGCGGCAACGGCAATCTGCACGGGCAGTTTGCTCGTCACGGACGATCCCAAGAGGTACGAATCCATCAGGCAGTTCGGCCTGGACACGATGCCCCTAGAAAAGTTCCTGAAGGAGCTTGAGATAATGGTGAAGATGGAGCTGGGTTAA
- the bgaS gene encoding beta-galactosidase BgaS codes for MKEFYWGVVQSAFQFEMGDPLRRGIDARSDWWQWVRDPFNIKNDLVSGDLPEDGINNYELYEIDHRLAKDLGLNAYQLTIEWSRIFPCPTFGVEAEVERDSYGLIKRVKIKKETLEELDGLANHSEVAHYRAVLKNLKKLGFSTFVTLNHQTLPVWLHNPIEVRRNLEGARARGWVDERSIVEFVKFSAYIAWKFSDLVDFWATFDEPMVTVELGYLAPYVGWPPGILNPNAAKKVIIHQMVAHARAYDAIKEFSKAPVGIILNIIPAYPLNPRDERDVKAAENYDYFHNRLFLNALNDGRVDLELSWEEVKIDHLARNDWIGNNYYTREVVRWVEPKFKELPIVSFVGAEGYGYSGNPMGVSPDNNPTSDFGWEVYPKGIYDSTMIGAEYGKPVYITENGIADSKDILRPRYIVSHVRELFRAIENGADVRGYFHWALTDNYEWAMGFKIRFGLYEVDLITKERIPRRKSVETYRRIVTEGLGDENDSS; via the coding sequence ATGAAGGAATTTTACTGGGGCGTCGTTCAGTCGGCCTTTCAGTTTGAGATGGGTGACCCCCTTAGACGGGGAATAGACGCGAGGAGCGACTGGTGGCAGTGGGTCCGCGATCCCTTCAACATCAAGAACGACCTCGTCAGCGGTGATTTGCCCGAGGACGGCATAAACAATTATGAGCTGTACGAAATCGACCACAGGCTCGCCAAGGACCTGGGTTTGAACGCCTACCAGCTCACGATAGAGTGGAGCAGAATCTTCCCGTGTCCGACCTTCGGCGTCGAAGCCGAGGTTGAGAGGGACTCCTACGGCCTGATAAAGCGCGTTAAAATCAAGAAGGAAACCCTGGAGGAGCTCGATGGGCTGGCCAACCATTCCGAGGTCGCCCACTACCGGGCAGTGCTGAAGAACCTCAAGAAGCTCGGTTTCTCGACCTTCGTGACGCTCAACCACCAGACCCTCCCCGTGTGGCTCCATAACCCCATCGAGGTGAGGAGGAACCTCGAAGGGGCAAGGGCAAGGGGCTGGGTTGACGAGAGAAGCATAGTCGAGTTCGTTAAGTTCTCGGCGTACATCGCCTGGAAGTTCTCAGATTTGGTGGATTTCTGGGCCACCTTCGACGAACCGATGGTTACCGTTGAGCTCGGCTACCTCGCCCCCTACGTCGGCTGGCCGCCCGGGATACTGAACCCCAACGCGGCGAAGAAGGTCATAATTCACCAGATGGTCGCCCATGCGAGAGCCTACGATGCGATAAAGGAGTTCTCAAAGGCGCCGGTAGGGATAATCCTCAACATAATTCCCGCCTATCCTCTGAACCCGAGGGACGAGCGGGACGTTAAAGCCGCGGAAAACTATGACTACTTCCACAACCGGCTCTTCCTCAACGCCCTCAACGACGGCAGGGTTGACCTCGAGCTGAGCTGGGAGGAGGTTAAAATAGACCACCTGGCCAGGAACGACTGGATAGGGAACAACTACTACACCAGGGAGGTTGTTAGGTGGGTCGAGCCGAAGTTCAAGGAGCTGCCGATAGTCAGCTTCGTGGGTGCCGAGGGATACGGCTATTCCGGAAATCCGATGGGGGTCTCGCCCGACAACAACCCGACCAGCGACTTCGGCTGGGAAGTCTATCCGAAAGGTATATACGACTCCACGATGATAGGGGCGGAGTACGGGAAGCCGGTCTACATAACCGAGAACGGCATAGCAGACTCCAAGGACATACTGAGACCCCGCTACATCGTCAGCCACGTGAGGGAACTGTTCAGGGCGATTGAGAACGGCGCTGACGTCAGAGGCTACTTCCACTGGGCGCTGACGGACAACTACGAGTGGGCGATGGGGTTCAAGATACGCTTCGGCCTCTACGAAGTCGACCTGATAACCAAGGAGAGAATCCCGCGTAGAAAGAGCGTGGAGACATATAGGAGAATCGTCACGGAGGGGTTGGGAGATGAAAACGATAGCAGTTGA
- a CDS encoding ABC transporter substrate-binding protein: protein MKRHLAVALVALLLVSLWSFASVRAEDFPRNETIYTANSAPPASANPFQGGNIIGIDGLVFEPLFMLNFMTTELKPWLAEYGKWIDSTTYEVKLREGTRWQDGKPLTAEDVKFSFEYYEKLGLKKFEGLSEIKVVDDRTVRFVFSGQPNVWVWDQNLYSVLIIPKHIFENLDPEKVKTMTFTGDDKKYLVGSGAYKLKEVVEQQKSILERNEDWWGAKYFNKPAAKYIIQLYVSSNDQAANMFLKGDLDVATYYLDIAELKKQNPNIVSWLDKEPYFPPVVPVVLYFNTQREPMNMPAFRKAIAMAINPEQIVQQGPISAVPDQTPLGPIMQGWKDKIGAKDIINEYGWKYGDLQDAMKILDQLGIKDTDGDGIREYNGKPVELHFVTCSGCSDWIQAGEIIANQLKPLGIKVVIDKGDWTNFFMQKLNSGDFDLALHWAGTFKPDPYSVYYNLMYYKNETDKGGANFGNYHNERVNELLQKLAATPNQDEQIKYLKELTQIWLQDVPAVPVYTGTVFYEANTQYWKNWPNEKNPYGVPIFWPGFGTWGTALAMLGVQPAQAPTTTTSSPSGTTTTTGGGGSTCGPAALILLAAVPLLLRRRR, encoded by the coding sequence ATGAAAAGGCATCTTGCCGTAGCTCTGGTGGCTCTTCTGCTGGTAAGCCTCTGGAGCTTTGCCTCCGTACGCGCTGAGGACTTTCCCCGAAATGAAACGATATACACGGCCAACAGCGCTCCCCCGGCCAGCGCCAATCCCTTCCAGGGCGGCAACATTATCGGCATAGACGGTCTCGTCTTCGAGCCTCTCTTCATGCTGAACTTCATGACTACTGAACTCAAGCCTTGGCTCGCCGAGTACGGGAAGTGGATAGACAGCACCACCTATGAGGTGAAGCTCCGCGAGGGAACGAGGTGGCAGGATGGGAAGCCCTTAACCGCCGAGGACGTGAAGTTCTCCTTCGAGTACTACGAAAAGCTTGGCCTGAAGAAGTTCGAGGGCCTGAGCGAAATCAAGGTCGTTGACGACAGGACCGTCCGCTTTGTCTTCTCAGGCCAGCCCAACGTGTGGGTCTGGGACCAGAACCTCTACTCCGTTCTCATAATACCGAAGCACATCTTCGAGAACCTCGACCCCGAGAAGGTCAAGACCATGACCTTCACGGGCGACGACAAGAAATACCTCGTCGGTTCTGGTGCCTACAAGCTTAAGGAGGTCGTGGAGCAGCAGAAGTCAATCCTCGAGAGGAACGAGGACTGGTGGGGGGCGAAGTACTTCAACAAGCCCGCCGCCAAGTACATCATCCAGCTCTACGTTTCGAGCAACGATCAGGCAGCAAACATGTTCCTCAAGGGAGACCTCGACGTTGCCACCTACTACCTCGACATAGCCGAGCTCAAGAAGCAGAACCCCAACATCGTCAGCTGGCTCGACAAGGAGCCCTACTTCCCGCCGGTCGTTCCGGTGGTTCTCTACTTCAACACCCAGCGCGAGCCCATGAACATGCCCGCCTTCAGGAAGGCCATAGCGATGGCCATCAACCCGGAGCAGATCGTCCAGCAGGGACCGATAAGCGCGGTTCCGGACCAGACCCCGCTCGGACCCATCATGCAGGGCTGGAAGGACAAGATCGGCGCCAAGGACATCATCAACGAGTACGGCTGGAAGTACGGCGACCTCCAGGATGCCATGAAGATACTCGACCAGCTTGGCATCAAGGACACCGACGGTGACGGCATCAGGGAGTACAACGGAAAGCCCGTTGAGCTGCACTTCGTCACCTGCTCTGGCTGTTCCGACTGGATACAGGCGGGCGAGATAATCGCCAACCAGCTCAAGCCCCTCGGAATAAAGGTGGTCATCGACAAGGGTGACTGGACCAACTTCTTCATGCAGAAGCTCAACAGCGGCGACTTCGACCTCGCGCTCCACTGGGCCGGAACCTTCAAGCCCGACCCCTACAGCGTCTACTACAACCTCATGTACTACAAGAACGAAACCGACAAGGGCGGCGCCAACTTCGGCAACTATCACAACGAGAGGGTCAACGAGCTGCTCCAGAAGCTCGCAGCGACGCCCAATCAGGACGAGCAGATAAAGTACCTCAAGGAGCTCACGCAGATATGGCTCCAGGACGTCCCTGCGGTTCCAGTTTACACCGGAACCGTCTTCTACGAGGCTAACACCCAGTACTGGAAGAACTGGCCCAACGAGAAGAACCCCTACGGCGTTCCGATCTTCTGGCCCGGCTTTGGAACCTGGGGTACCGCGCTGGCGATGCTCGGAGTTCAGCCCGCCCAGGCGCCGACCACAACCACTAGCAGCCCGAGCGGAACCACGACTACAACCGGTGGCGGAGGTAGCACCTGCGGTCCGGCCGCCTTGATTCTACTGGCGGCGGTGCCTCTCCTTCTGAGGAGGAGGCGCTGA
- a CDS encoding ABC transporter permease, which yields MGFRKYLARKTFVYAITFLFAVTLNWLLPRLMPGNPIEAMIESNLNLAPGEKEILIKFYEELYGLNEPLWRQFVNFWVRLFHGDLGYSLLYKAPVWDLIRHALPYDIAILLPAIALSWLVGNWLGAIAGKNKRYDRYMMPIFYFLASMPYFWFAMLLVYFIGVKAGWLPYQGAYDPSLLPSFSWEFIKSFISHWILPFLSLFIVMIGSWAIGMRNMIIYELEADYVRYLEALGASEKLMTRHAYRNAILPQVTGLALQLGLMVAGAIATEIVFNYPGIGILLMNAALSQDYFLLQGAFLMVVVSVLAANFVIDIVYAFIDPRVRTSYTEG from the coding sequence ATGGGGTTCAGGAAGTATCTCGCCAGGAAAACCTTCGTTTACGCGATAACTTTCCTGTTCGCGGTCACGCTTAACTGGCTCCTGCCCAGGCTCATGCCGGGCAACCCTATAGAGGCTATGATAGAATCCAACCTCAACCTCGCCCCCGGCGAGAAGGAGATACTGATTAAATTCTACGAGGAGCTTTACGGGCTCAACGAGCCCCTCTGGAGGCAGTTCGTGAACTTCTGGGTCAGGCTCTTCCACGGGGATTTGGGTTACAGCCTCCTCTACAAGGCCCCCGTGTGGGATTTAATCAGGCATGCCCTTCCCTATGATATCGCCATCCTCCTCCCGGCCATAGCGCTCAGCTGGCTGGTCGGAAACTGGCTGGGCGCGATAGCGGGTAAGAATAAGAGGTACGACCGCTACATGATGCCCATCTTCTACTTCCTTGCGAGCATGCCATACTTCTGGTTCGCCATGCTCCTCGTCTACTTCATCGGGGTCAAGGCCGGCTGGCTCCCCTACCAGGGCGCCTACGACCCCTCCCTGCTCCCTAGCTTCTCGTGGGAGTTCATAAAGAGCTTCATCTCCCACTGGATACTCCCCTTCCTGAGCCTGTTCATAGTCATGATCGGCAGCTGGGCCATAGGAATGCGCAACATGATAATCTACGAGCTTGAGGCAGACTACGTCCGCTACCTTGAGGCGCTCGGCGCGAGCGAGAAGCTGATGACTCGGCATGCCTACAGGAACGCCATCCTGCCCCAGGTTACCGGCCTGGCGCTTCAGCTCGGCCTGATGGTTGCCGGGGCGATAGCGACGGAGATAGTCTTCAACTACCCGGGAATAGGCATACTCCTAATGAACGCGGCGCTGAGCCAGGACTACTTCCTGCTTCAGGGGGCCTTCCTCATGGTCGTGGTCTCGGTTCTCGCGGCGAACTTTGTCATAGACATAGTCTACGCCTTCATCGACCCGCGCGTCAGGACGAGCTACACGGAGGGTTGA
- a CDS encoding ABC transporter permease, with the protein MARESKLYKFKLAMRNNKFRFGFGVLLFFVVFAIIGPLFTVFSSDGLYYETIPGTNITVATYSTKTLPPMTREVLTTYTGRQVEVLHILGTDKLGKDLYALLVYGLRTSLWVAVLAAVIGTALGITIGFIAGYKGGLTDELLMMFVNIMLVIPSIVLLILVAAYLEARSPEVQAVIIGLTGWPWVARAVRSQTLSLKNREFVNLARIVGLSDLRIIFEEIMPNMISYIFMVGILQFSGAILASATLDFIGLGPTTAVSLGTILQKAIAHNALQFGWWWWFIPPGLIITLIITALFFINLGMEEVFNPRLRRE; encoded by the coding sequence ATGGCCAGGGAGAGCAAGCTCTACAAGTTCAAACTCGCAATGAGGAACAACAAGTTCCGCTTCGGCTTCGGGGTACTCCTGTTCTTCGTGGTATTCGCCATAATCGGCCCCCTGTTCACGGTGTTCTCAAGCGATGGCCTCTACTACGAGACCATACCCGGAACAAACATCACTGTGGCGACGTACTCCACCAAGACCCTTCCGCCGATGACGCGGGAGGTGCTCACGACCTACACCGGCAGGCAGGTGGAGGTTCTCCACATCCTTGGAACGGACAAGCTCGGAAAGGACCTCTATGCTCTCCTCGTCTACGGTCTGAGGACCAGCCTCTGGGTGGCGGTGCTGGCGGCTGTGATTGGAACCGCACTCGGAATCACAATAGGCTTCATCGCGGGCTACAAGGGCGGACTGACCGACGAGCTGCTCATGATGTTCGTCAACATAATGCTGGTCATCCCGTCGATAGTGCTCCTAATACTGGTCGCGGCCTATCTCGAAGCCAGAAGCCCCGAGGTTCAGGCGGTTATCATAGGTCTAACCGGCTGGCCCTGGGTTGCAAGAGCCGTTCGCTCCCAGACCCTCTCGCTGAAGAACCGCGAGTTCGTGAACCTGGCGAGGATAGTCGGCCTAAGCGACCTCAGGATAATCTTCGAGGAGATAATGCCCAACATGATTTCCTACATCTTCATGGTCGGAATCCTGCAGTTCAGCGGCGCGATACTCGCCTCGGCGACGCTCGACTTCATAGGCCTCGGCCCAACGACGGCGGTATCGCTGGGAACGATACTCCAGAAGGCGATAGCCCACAATGCCCTCCAGTTCGGCTGGTGGTGGTGGTTCATCCCGCCCGGGCTGATAATCACCCTCATCATCACGGCGTTGTTTTTCATCAACCTGGGCATGGAAGAGGTGTTCAATCCGAGGCTGAGGAGGGAATGA
- a CDS encoding ABC transporter ATP-binding protein → MLTVENLKIYYVTPVGHVKAVDGVSFDVKEGEVFGIAGESGCGKSTLVHSLILRKPPMVHMGGKALFKGRDLMRLSEEEARRIRYSELSIIPQYAMNALNPTKKIRDIVWDLAREHGHTDREEVETLLRERLTMVKLSPNVANMYPVELSGGMRQRATMVVSTLLNPDLLIADEITSALDVTTQRVVIELLHHFMEEGIVKSIIFVTHDLAILDKIADRIMVMYAGKVVEIGPTEEIINNPVHPYTRLLLNSLPRMGVQYKRQKLSGIPGYPISLLNPPKGCRFHTRCPYALEKCPSEEPPLLSVGRDHYVACHVAGGEGQ, encoded by the coding sequence ATGCTCACCGTTGAGAACCTTAAAATTTACTACGTAACCCCCGTCGGTCACGTAAAGGCCGTTGACGGCGTCAGCTTTGATGTCAAGGAGGGGGAGGTCTTCGGCATAGCCGGCGAGAGTGGCTGCGGGAAATCAACCCTCGTGCACTCCCTCATCCTCAGGAAGCCGCCGATGGTTCACATGGGTGGAAAGGCGCTCTTCAAGGGCAGGGACCTGATGAGGCTGAGCGAGGAGGAGGCGAGGAGGATACGATACAGCGAACTCTCAATAATCCCCCAGTACGCGATGAACGCCCTCAACCCGACCAAGAAAATCAGGGACATAGTCTGGGATCTGGCGAGGGAACACGGCCACACGGACAGAGAAGAGGTCGAGACGCTCCTCCGCGAGAGGCTGACGATGGTGAAGCTCAGTCCCAATGTGGCGAACATGTACCCCGTCGAGCTGAGCGGTGGAATGCGCCAGCGCGCCACCATGGTCGTCTCAACGCTCCTCAACCCGGATTTGCTCATAGCTGACGAGATAACCTCTGCCTTGGACGTCACGACCCAGCGCGTCGTCATTGAACTCCTCCATCACTTCATGGAGGAGGGCATAGTCAAGTCGATAATCTTCGTCACCCACGACCTGGCGATACTCGACAAGATAGCCGACAGGATAATGGTGATGTACGCGGGTAAGGTCGTCGAAATAGGCCCCACAGAGGAGATAATCAACAACCCGGTTCATCCATACACCCGGCTTCTCCTCAACTCCCTGCCGAGGATGGGCGTGCAGTACAAGCGGCAGAAGCTGAGTGGCATTCCCGGCTACCCGATAAGCCTGCTCAACCCACCGAAGGGCTGCCGCTTCCACACCCGCTGTCCCTACGCCCTCGAGAAGTGCCCCAGCGAGGAACCGCCGCTCCTGAGCGTTGGCAGGGACCACTACGTTGCCTGTCACGTCGCCGGGGGTGAGGGCCAATGA